The sequence ATGCAAGCGACGGATTTGTAAGGCGATCGAAGACCGCGCTCTTCGATCGCCGTCAAGCAAAAAGTCCACGGACGGACTTTTTGCGATTCGATCATGGATTACGCCGCTGCACGAGCCAACATGGTGGAGCATCAGATCCGCGCCTGCAGGGTGCTCGATCCCGATCTGCTCGACTTCCTCTCCCGAATGCCGCGCGAGCGGTTCGTGCCGGAGGAGCTGCGCAGCATCGCCTACATGGAGGGGCATGTGCCGCTCCCCTGCGGCCAGGAGATGCTCTCTCCGCTGCAGGAGGCCCGCATCCTGCAGCAGCTGGCCCTCTCCGGCGATGAGGAGATCCTGCTGATCGGCGCCGGCAGCGGCTATCTGACGGCGCTGTTGGCCATGCAGGCCCGCTTCGTGCTGGCCTGCGAGATCCATCGGGAGCTGGTCGACTTCGCCACGCGCAATCTGCGCGATCTTGGGATCGACAATGCGCGGGTGATCCAGCTGAACGGCCTCGATCCCGAGGCGTGCGAGGAGATCGACGGCGGGCCGTTCGACGTGCTGGTGATCGCCGCGGCGGTGGATGAGATCCCGCGACACCTGCGTGACCGGGTGGCGCCGGGGGGGGAGGTGATCGCCTTCGTCGGCAGCAACCCGGTGGTCGAGCTGCTGCACCAGCGGCTGTTGCCCGACGGCGGGGTGGAGACCACCCGGGTGATGGAGACGCTTCTGGCCGATGCCGAGGGGGCGGTCAAGCCGCGCGAGTTCGTTTTTTGATCCGGATCCCGCTGCGGGAGGCGGGGCGGTGAGCGGCGGGGGGCGCACAGCCTGTGGCGTCGATCGCGGCCGGCGCGCCGTTCTGCGCGGGGTGGGGGCGGCGGTTGCGGCGGTGGTGTGGGCGCCGGAGGCGCTCCGCGCCGATCCCCGTCGGGCGGCCCTGGTCGACGCGCTGGTGCGCCAGACCGGTCTGCCGCGCGCGGAGGTGGCCGCGGCGCTGACTCAGGCCCGCTACCGCGATTCGGTCATCCGGCGCATCACCACGCCGTATGAGGCGCGCCCCTATGCCGCCTACCGTCCGCTCTTCGTCCGGCGTCGGCTGGCCGATCAGGGGCGGGCCTACCTGCGCGAACATGCGGCCGTCTTCGCCGCCGCGCGGGCGCGCTACCATGTGCAACCGGAGATGATCGCCGCCATCCTGGGGATGGAGAGCCACTACGGGCGCCGGCGCGGGCGCGACCGGGTGCTCGATGCGCTCTACACGTTGGCGGTCGGCTATCCGCGCCGGGCCGACTTCTTCCGCCGCGAGCTGGGGGAGTTTCTGCTGATGTGCCACGAGGAGCGGCGGGACCCGGCTTCGGTGGTCGGCTCCTATGCCGGCGCCTTCGGCACCACCCAGTTCATCCCCTCCTCTTACCGCGCCTACGCCGTCGACGGCGATGGCGACGGGCGGCGCGACGTCTGGGATTCCCCGACCGATATCATCTACAGCGTGGCCAACTACTTCCACCGCCACCACTGGGACGACCGGCGGCCGGTGGCCCACTGGCTGCCGGAGGGGGCCGGCCGGCGGGCGCCGATCGCCGCTCTGATCGCCGCACGCAGCCTGCGGTGGCGGGCGCTGGCCGATCTGCGACCGGAGCTCGGCCGGCTGCCGGCGCACTGGCGTGATGACGACCGGGTGACGGTGATCGCCCTGGCGGTGGAGGAGGGGGTGGAGCGGCCGCTGTTGATCCACTACAACTTCCATGTCATCACCCGATGGAACCGTTCCCGCAACTACGCCATGGCGGCGACCGAGCTGGCCGCCATGCTGGGCAGCGCGCTGTGCGCCGTCTCCTGATCGCGCTGATGCTGCTTTCCCTGTCCGCGCTGGTCGGCGGCTGCGGGCGGCAGGGGGTGGCCCTCTACGACCGGGGGGGGTATGCACCGCCCCCCTCTGCGGGCGGGGCGCGCAAGGCCGGCCGTCCCTATCGGGTCGGCGGCCGCTGGTACCACCCATTGCAGAGTGCGGCCGGCTACGATGAGACCGGGATCGCCTCCTGGTACGGCCGCGACTTCCACGGCAGGCGGACGGCCAACGGCGAGATCTACGACATGCACGCCATGACCGCGGCGCACAAGACACTGCCCCTGCCGACCATGGTGCGGGTGACCAATCTAGAGAACGGCCGCTCGGTGGTGGTGCGGGTCAACGACCGCGGCCCCTTCGTCAAGAACCGGCTGATCGACCTCTCCTACGCCGCCGCCCGTGCGCTGGGGTTCGACCGCAAGGGCACGGCGCGGGTGCGGGTGCAGGCGTTGGAGGGGGCGGCGTCGGCTGCCCCACCTCCTCCGGTTGCATCGGCATCTCCCACCGGATCCCTGCCGCCCGATGCGGTCTATGTGCAGGTGGGTGCCTTCTCCAGCTACGCCAACGCAGAACGGTTGCGCCGCCGATTGCAGGCTCGCTTCGCCCCGGTGAGGATTGCGCGCGCCCGCCTCCCCGGAGGGGCGCTCTACCGGGTGCGCATCGGGCCGCTGCGGGCGATGTCGCGGGTGGAGCGGATCGTGCTGGCGCTGCAGCGTGCCGGCTTCGGTCGGGCGATGGTGGTGATCGAGTGACGCCACCTCGGCAGGGTGGGGTGATCTCCGCCTTCGGTTCGTCGTGTATCCCCTCCGACGATCCCCGCTACCGCGCCGTTGTCGCCTTGGGCCGCCGGTTGGCCGAGGCTGGCTGGCGGGGGCAGACCGGCGGCCATCAGGGGATGATGGCCGCCTTCGCCGAGGGGATGGCACAGGGCGGTGGGGCGGTGCGCGGGGTGACGCTGAGCCGCTTTCCCACCCCACCGGAGAACGCGCTGGCCGAGGAGCTACGCTGCGACGACTTCTTCGAACGGATGAAGCGGCTGGTGGAGGAGTGCGACGCCTGGCTGGTGCTGCCCGGCGGGCTGGGGACCCTCTCCGAGTTCGCCATGTGCTGGGATCTGAAGGCGATCCGGGTGGTGGAGCCCAGGCCGCTGATCTTCTTCGGCGACTGCTGGCCGCCGCTGCTTGCGGCGCTGGAGCGCCATCTGGTGATGTCGGTGGAGGATGCGATGGCACAGGTTGTCTGCTGCCGGAGTGAGGATGCGGTGCTCTCGGTGTTGCGCGATGTCTCCCTGGGGCGGTGAGGGGGCGGGCGGAGGAGCGGCCATGGAGGGCCGCGCTCTTCGATTCCCGTCGGACCAATCGTCCACGGACGGGGCTGTTGCGATGAAATCATGATGGGGCTGCTGTGGTACGATCCGGAAGGAAGAGGATGAGACGGACGGCATGGATCGCGTGGACGCTGTTGGCGGCGGTGGTGGTCGCCGCCCCGGCCGCGCGGGCGGCGCTCTGGCCCAAGGCGCCCGAGCTCAACGCCCGGGCGTGGGTGTTGCTCGACGCCCGCTCCGGCAAGGTGGTCACCGGCCACAACGCCGACGAGGAGCTGCCGCCGGCAAGCCTGACCAAGATGATGACCCTCTATCTGATCTTCGAGGATCTTCGGCTGGGGAGGCTTGCGCTGGATGAGCGGGTGTCGGTCAGCCGCAAGGCGTGGAAGATCGGCGGCAGCACCATGTTTCTCGATCCCCGGATGAAGCCGACCGTCGAGGAGTTGATTCACGGTATCGCCACCTATTCCGGCAACGACGCCTGCATCGCCATGGCCGAACACATTGCCGGCACCGAGGAGGCCTTCGCCGACAGGATGAACGAGAAGGCGGGGGCGTTGGGTCTGCACCATACCCACTTCGTCAACGCCACCGGTTTCCCGGTGGATGGGCACTACAGCAGCGCCCGCGACATGGCCCTGCTCGGGGCGGCGCTCTGGCGGGACTTCCCCAAGTACTACAAGATCTTCTCCGAGAAGAGCTACACCTTCAACGGCCGCAGGCAGTACAACCGCAACCGGCTGCTCTGGTCGATGCCGGGGGTGGACGGCATCAAGACCGGCCACACCAGGGCCGCCGGCTACTGCCTGGTCGCCTCGATGCAGCAGGGCGATACCCGTTTCGTCTCCGCCATCTTCGGCGCCCGTTCCGACCGCGCCCGCGCCGCGTTGAGCAAGTCGCTGCTCAAGTACGGCTTCCGCAACTTCGTCTCCGTGCGCCCGGCGGTGCACGATCTGCGCAGGGAGGTGGAGGTCTTCGGCGGTGCCGACAACCATGTCTGGCTGATCCCTGCAGCCCCCGTCTGGATCACCGTGCCCAAGGGGTATCAGCGCAAGGTGGCCTTCGACCTCACCTACCCCGCGCCGCTGACCGCGCCGCTCTCCAAGGGGCGGAAGGTGGGTGAGATCCGTGCCACCGTCACCGACGAGCGGGGACGGCGGCATACCCTGGCCACCGTGCCGATGGTCACCGCCGCCGCGGTGGGCGAGGCCGGCTGGTTCGGCCGCATGGTCGACCGCATCCGATTGATGTTCCGGGATGCCCCCGAGGGTGGGTGAGGAGGGGGGATCGCCCGCTCCGGGAGCCGGCAACCCTGATCGGGGGCTTGTCGCCTGGCTCAACGATCGCTTCCTCCCGCTCGCCGAGGCGCGGGTGCACATTGAGGATCGGGGTTTTCAGTTTGCTGACGGCGTCTACGAGGTGGTGGCCTGCTTTGGCGGCACCTTCCTCGATCTCGACCCCCATCTGACGCGGCTGGAGTACTCGCTCGAGGCGGTGGCCATCCCCATGCCCTGCAGCAGGGAACAGATGCGCGCGCGGCTGGAGGAGCTCTATCGGCGCAACCCCTTCCGCGACGCCATGCTCTACATCCAGGTGACCCGCGGGGTGGCGCCGCGCGCCCATCTGGTCTCCACCCCTCTCACCCCCACCTGGGTGATGACCGCGCGTGCGTTGCCGCTCCCCTCCGATGCCCGCGTGGCGCAGGGGCTGGTCGGCATCACCCTGCCGGATATCCGCTGGAAGCGGTGTGACATCAAGTCGATCGCGCTTCTGGCCAGCGTGCTGGGCAAGCAGGAGGCGCAGCGCGCCGGTGCCGACGAGGCATTCTGGGTCGACGAGGAGGGGCATCTGCTCGAAGGGTGTGCCACCAACCTGCTGGCGGTGATCGACCAGGTGGTGGTGACCCATCCGCTCGACCAACGGGTGCTGGGTGGAATCACCCGTGCGTTGGCGCTGAGGCTGGCCGCCGAGGCGGGGTTTGCGGTGGCCGAGCGGCCGTGGCGGCTCGACGAGCCGGGGCTGAGCGAGTGCATGCTGACCAGCACCACCAACGCGGTGATGCCGGTCTGTGTGATCGACGGTCGGCCGGTGGGCGACGGCCGGCCGGGGCGGGTGACCCGCCGGTGGCGGGCGGCGATGATCGACCATCTTGGGCGCCTCTCTGCCGGAGCGGGGGATCGTTGACGGGCGTTTTGCAGTGAAATTTGAGCCGAAGCCGCGTGGGGTCCTGCTCGATCTCGACGGCACGTTGATCGACGGCTTCGGGCCGATCGCCTGGGCGCTCAACCGGACGCTGGCCGAGTTCGGCCGGCCGCGGATGACGCGGGAGGAGATCGTCCGCCACACCGGACGGGGCGAGTGCAGCATGATCTCGCTCTTTGGCGATCGGCGCGAGGAGGCCGGCCGTCGTTTCCTCGAGTTTCACGATCGGCGCCTGCTCGACATTACGCCGCTGCCCGGCGCGGAGGCGTTGCTGCGCTGGCTGGCGGAGCATGAGGTGCCGCGGGCGGTGGTGACCAGCAAGAGCCAGTCGCGCGCCGAGCGGCAGCTGGCGCACCTGGGCTGGACGGGGCTTTTGCCGCTGGTGATCGGGCTGACGCCCGAGCGGCGGCAGAAGCCCGATCCGCACACCCTGCTGCTGGCCGCCGAGGCGCTCGGGTGTGCCCCCGGGGAGCTGGTCATGGCCGGTGACGGTGTCGGCGACATGAAGGCGGCACGACGGGCGGGTTGTTATCCGCTGGGCGTCAGCGGAGGGTTCGATGCCGACGAGTTGCGCGCGGCGGGTGCGGGCGATTGCGTCGATGGCTGTCCGGCGCTCCGTGTATGGCTGGAGTGCCGGCTGGCGCTGCCGGAGGCGGAAGGAGTGGAGTGATGGGCAGAGCGGTGGGGATGGTCGGTGTGGCGGCCGCGATGGTGGCGCTGGCGCTCTTTGCTCCCGGTTGCGGCGGCGGCGGTGGCGGTGGCGGGAGCGTGGCCGGCGGCAGCACGGTTGCAGTCCACGGCGTGGCCAACCTCGGGGTGGTCCAGGGCGGTGTGGTCCGTGCCTACCGGCTGGATGGCGGCGGCAAGGGGGCGTTGCTCGACCGCTACAGCGGCACCGGGCCGGGAGGCGGGTTCACGCTGCGGATCTCCAACTATCAGGGGCCGATGCTGCTCGAACTCACACCGGGCGGCCAGGGCGCCACCTTTCTGGACGAATACACCGGCACGACTGCTGCACTGAGCGGTACGATCCGTGCGGTGGTGCCGGCGGTGGTCGCCGATCAGTATGCCAACATCACGCCGCTGACCGAGATGGCCGCCGCCGGTGCGCTGCAGAAGATCGCCGCCGGCGGCGACCCGGCAGCGGGGGTGATGGAGGCGCTGGCCCAGGTGGGCAGCGCCTTTCTCGGTGGGGGCGATCCGCTCACCCTGATCCCCGACGATGTGACCCTGCCCGCCTCGGGCGACGCCGATCGCGCCCATTACGCCGCGGTCTTGGCCGGCATCGCCGGGTTGGCGCACACCCGCGGCAAGTCGATCCCGGCGCTGGCCGCCGACCTCTACGGCCAGCTCTTTCCCGTCGGCGGCAGCGGCGCGCTCTCCACCACCGATCTGAACGACCTCTACACCCACATGATCCAGGCACCGGTCACCGGGCGGGTCGACCACCGCCCGGCGGTCGCCGGCCGTCCACTGGGCAGCGCCAATATCGCCCAGGCGCATCAGGGGCGGTTCGAGTATGTGACGCTCACCTTGGCCGTCGGCGGCCGGCGGCTGGAGCGCGGGGTGGTCGACCTCTATACCACCTCCGCCGCCATGTTCCCCCGGGATCTCTACGTCGACGGCACTGCGCAGGCGCCGGCGAGCGGCAGGGTCGGCTTCGATACCTACTCCCTCTCCGCCGACGGTCGCTGGAGCCTCGATCGGGTGACCAGCGCGGTGGCCGAGCCGCAGTATCAGGGGGCCTTCTCCGCCGATGGCCAGATGGTCGCCGGGGTGTTGACCGACAACTACAGCCTGACCGAGCACCGGCTGCTGCTCGGCGTGCGCCACACGGACGCTCCGGTGGTGACCAGCGCCGTCTGGCAGTGGGTGGGGTTGGAGTACGGTGCCGCCGGGGCGTTGACCACCTTCAGCGGCAATCTCGATGTCACCGCCTCTTCGGCAGCCGCCGGGGCCTTTTCCGGCGGGATCACGGCCTCCGACGGCAGTCGGCCGACTTTCAACGGCAACGTTGTACGCGACAGCTACGGCTTCGTCTTCACCCTGGCGAAGGGGAGTGCGCCGGTGCCGGTCCGGTTCCGCTTCGTCCCCTCCGAGGATGGCCGCAAGGCGCTGATCTGGTTCGCCGACGGCACCGTATGGGGGGTTGGTGTCGCCCTCCGGCGCAACAGCGTCGCGCAGCCCCTCGTCGGCCGGCGCTACCACTACGTTGGGCTGGCCGCCTCCACCTCCGTCCGGTCGACCGCCGGTTTCGTCCACCTCCTTCCCGGCGGGGGGCTCTTCTCCGGGCGTGACTTCACCACCGCGCCGCAACCGCAGCGCAGCGGGGTTTCGTTCACACTCTCGATGCAGGCGGCGGACCGTGTGGGGTTGCGGGCCGTCTCCCTCTCCAAGGGGGGGGAGGCCGCGTTGTCCGGCTTCATCGCCCCCGACGGCACGGTGGTCGTGGCCGAGGATCCCGGTCGCGGGATCCGCCTGCTGCTGCGGCAGTAGCGGGAGGGAAGGGGGATGGTCGCGATCCAGACGCTGCGCCGGCAGGAGTGGTGGCTGCAGCGTGCTCCGGCGGCGCTGGAGGTGGCGCTGGTGGTGTGGATCGCCTGGCAGTGCGCGGTGCTTCTGGTGCCTTCCGGCACCCGGAGGGATGGGGCGGATCTCCCTGCTGCGCCGCAGGCGGAGCGCACGGCCGTCGGGTCGATCGATCCGGCGGCGATCGTTGCCCAGCACCTCTTCGGCAAGCCACAGGCCAAGCCCAAAGCCGCGCCGAAACCGAGACCGGTGGCGCCACCACCGCCTCCGCCGGTGGTCAAGCCTCCGATCCGGCTCGATGCCAAGCTGGTCGGTACGGCGATGGCCGGCGACCGGTCGGTGGCCATGATCCTGCCGATGCCGGGCAAGGCGGTGGATACCTTCCACGTCGGGGACGCCGTCATTCCCCGGGTCACGGTGCAGCGGATCTATGCCGATCATGTGGTGCTCGATGCCGACGGGACGCCGCGGGAGCTCTGGCTGGACAAGAAGGCCGAGGCGGCGGCCAAGGGGATGCCTCCTCCACCGCCGCTGGTGCGGCAGCTCCCGTCGAGAAGCCCCAACCGGCGCAACATGGGATTGAGCCGGCAGGTGGTCAACGACGCCATGGCCAACTTCTCCCGGCTGTTGTCGCAGGCGCGTATCCTGCCCCATTTCACCAACGGCAAGGCCGACGGCTTCCTGGTGACCGACATCGCCGCCGGCAGCCTCTATCAGCGGCTTGGCCTGCAGAACGGCGATATCCTCACCGGGGTCAACGGCAAACCGGTCACCTCGATGGAGCAGGCGATGAACATGTACCGCCAGTTGCAGACGGCCTCGAGCGTCGATGTCACCGTACGGCGCGGCGGCAGCGACTACGTCTTCCACTACGAGATCCGCTGAGCGGCGATGGAGGGGTGATGGATTTGCAGAGGAGCGGCGGATTGCGCAGGAGAGGACCAGGGAGGTGGGCGATGCGACGTGGGCGGACGACGGCCATCCGGTTCCGATTCCTGCCGTTCGTGGCCGCGCTGCTGATGCTGGCGGCTCTGCCGGCCTGGGCCGGCGGCAAGGTGACACTCAACTTCAAGGATGCCGACATCAAGTCGGTGATCAAGTTCGTCTCCGAGTTCACCGGCAAGAACTTTCTGGTCGACAACCGGGTGCGGGGGACGGTGAGCATCGTCTCCCCGACGCCGATCTCGGAGAAGGATGCCTACGACGTCTTCCTCTCGGTGCTGGAGATGAACGGCTTCGCCGCCGTGCCCAGCGGTAAGGTGATCAAGATCATCCCCCGCGCCGAGGGCAAGCAGAAGACCATTCCGGTGTTGCGCAACCAGCCCAGGGCCAACGACGACCTGGTGACCGAGGTGATCGCGCTCCACTACGCCAACGCCGCCCAGCTGGTGGCCATCCTGCGGCCGCTGATCGCACCGGTGAGCCACCTGGTCGCCTACCCGGCGAGCAATCTGCTGCTGCTGACCGATTCCGCCGCCAACATCGCCAAGATCCGCAAGATCATCGCCATCGTCGACCAGCCCAAGGCGGTCTCGGTGCGCATCTTCGAGTTGCAGTACGCCTCGGCGGCCAAGCTGGCTGCCACGCTGAACGCGCTCTACGGCACGGTGGAGAAGGCTGAGGGGATGACGCCGGTGGCGCTCAAGGCGTTGGCCCACGATCCGGGCAACCTGCTGATCGTCATCGCCGATCCGCAGCGGATGGACGACGTCGCGGAGATCGTCGCACGGCTCGACGTCCGGCCGGAGACCGACGCCGGCCGGCTGCA comes from Zetaproteobacteria bacterium and encodes:
- a CDS encoding septal ring lytic transglycosylase RlpA family protein, which gives rise to MEPFPQLRHGGDRAGRHAGQRAVRRLLIALMLLSLSALVGGCGRQGVALYDRGGYAPPPSAGGARKAGRPYRVGGRWYHPLQSAAGYDETGIASWYGRDFHGRRTANGEIYDMHAMTAAHKTLPLPTMVRVTNLENGRSVVVRVNDRGPFVKNRLIDLSYAAARALGFDRKGTARVRVQALEGAASAAPPPPVASASPTGSLPPDAVYVQVGAFSSYANAERLRRRLQARFAPVRIARARLPGGALYRVRIGPLRAMSRVERIVLALQRAGFGRAMVVIE
- the mltB gene encoding lytic murein transglycosylase B is translated as MRGVGAAVAAVVWAPEALRADPRRAALVDALVRQTGLPRAEVAAALTQARYRDSVIRRITTPYEARPYAAYRPLFVRRRLADQGRAYLREHAAVFAAARARYHVQPEMIAAILGMESHYGRRRGRDRVLDALYTLAVGYPRRADFFRRELGEFLLMCHEERRDPASVVGSYAGAFGTTQFIPSSYRAYAVDGDGDGRRDVWDSPTDIIYSVANYFHRHHWDDRRPVAHWLPEGAGRRAPIAALIAARSLRWRALADLRPELGRLPAHWRDDDRVTVIALAVEEGVERPLLIHYNFHVITRWNRSRNYAMAATELAAMLGSALCAVS
- a CDS encoding PDZ domain-containing protein; this encodes MVAIQTLRRQEWWLQRAPAALEVALVVWIAWQCAVLLVPSGTRRDGADLPAAPQAERTAVGSIDPAAIVAQHLFGKPQAKPKAAPKPRPVAPPPPPPVVKPPIRLDAKLVGTAMAGDRSVAMILPMPGKAVDTFHVGDAVIPRVTVQRIYADHVVLDADGTPRELWLDKKAEAAAKGMPPPPPLVRQLPSRSPNRRNMGLSRQVVNDAMANFSRLLSQARILPHFTNGKADGFLVTDIAAGSLYQRLGLQNGDILTGVNGKPVTSMEQAMNMYRQLQTASSVDVTVRRGGSDYVFHYEIR
- a CDS encoding HAD family hydrolase is translated as MKFEPKPRGVLLDLDGTLIDGFGPIAWALNRTLAEFGRPRMTREEIVRHTGRGECSMISLFGDRREEAGRRFLEFHDRRLLDITPLPGAEALLRWLAEHEVPRAVVTSKSQSRAERQLAHLGWTGLLPLVIGLTPERRQKPDPHTLLLAAEALGCAPGELVMAGDGVGDMKAARRAGCYPLGVSGGFDADELRAAGAGDCVDGCPALRVWLECRLALPEAEGVE
- a CDS encoding protein-L-isoaspartate O-methyltransferase, which produces MDYAAARANMVEHQIRACRVLDPDLLDFLSRMPRERFVPEELRSIAYMEGHVPLPCGQEMLSPLQEARILQQLALSGDEEILLIGAGSGYLTALLAMQARFVLACEIHRELVDFATRNLRDLGIDNARVIQLNGLDPEACEEIDGGPFDVLVIAAAVDEIPRHLRDRVAPGGEVIAFVGSNPVVELLHQRLLPDGGVETTRVMETLLADAEGAVKPREFVF
- a CDS encoding D-alanyl-D-alanine carboxypeptidase; translated protein: MRRTAWIAWTLLAAVVVAAPAARAALWPKAPELNARAWVLLDARSGKVVTGHNADEELPPASLTKMMTLYLIFEDLRLGRLALDERVSVSRKAWKIGGSTMFLDPRMKPTVEELIHGIATYSGNDACIAMAEHIAGTEEAFADRMNEKAGALGLHHTHFVNATGFPVDGHYSSARDMALLGAALWRDFPKYYKIFSEKSYTFNGRRQYNRNRLLWSMPGVDGIKTGHTRAAGYCLVASMQQGDTRFVSAIFGARSDRARAALSKSLLKYGFRNFVSVRPAVHDLRREVEVFGGADNHVWLIPAAPVWITVPKGYQRKVAFDLTYPAPLTAPLSKGRKVGEIRATVTDERGRRHTLATVPMVTAAAVGEAGWFGRMVDRIRLMFRDAPEGG